CGATCTGGCGATCGGCATCATGCGCAGGCAGCAGGTCCGGGACAGACTTCCCCTCTGCCTCCCTCAAGAGATCGCCATCGCCCACAAGACCGGCGAGTTGCCGGAAGTCCGTCATGACGTGGGAATAATGCTCGCGGAGCGCGGACTGGTGGTGATCGCGGCGCTGACGAAGGGCTTCGGGACGCAGCTCGGCAGGGGCCTGATCGGAGGCGAGGCGTCGGCGCTCATCGCCAAGGTGGGCCGCGCGGTCTACGACGCCATCACGAACTAATGTCCTGAGTCAGGAAACCAGTGACAATACCTGGCCGGGGGCGCCAGGATTTGGGTGGCTGGCGGCCTGGGGTGGCGCCTGCAATCAGCCAGTTTGCGCATACCAGCGAGGCGAACGTGATGGATCAGGCGATCAGAAAGCCCCTGATCACCACACAGGCCTCAGGGAATCACTACCTTACGCCGAAATACACCACGCGCCTGTCCGGCATGTTCACGACAGGGTCATAGCCAGCGTATATCCCGGTCCATGATAGATTAGGAAAGTCATACAGGGGAGTCATGCTCACGCGGTAGTTACGCCCGAATTCCTCCTTCAGCTTGTCCAGCAAGTCGCCCACGCGGACGCCCCCAGGGGTGGCGAAATAGGGACTCGTCGTTTGAATCTCGTTGATTGGACTCCTTTCGTCCCTTGCGAATGCGGAGACCCGGGGGCTCAGGCGGGAAGTGGGTCCAGGCACGTCCCAGGACCAGAAGACCCCGCTCGGCGTTGCCGCGCCGCTTCGCGTCCACCTCCCGGCACTCAGCACTGCCTGTTCAATCGTCATATCCAGAGCAATCATCCCAATGCTTGCCCCAGGGCGAATCAACGTGGGGGACATTGGACCGACGGGCCGGGCAGACGGAGGAACCGGTTGCGGAGCCGGTGGGGGTGTCTGCTGAGGACCAGGGGGCTGCGCGCCCGGGGAACTCCTTGGCGCCGGGATGGCCACGGCGGTCAATTGAGTCAAGAGCGTGCGCGCGAGATTCGACGCCACCGCGAAATTCACCAGGGTGGCCTCCCGCAGAGAGGATACGGCGACCCCAACCACCTCGCCCCGTCGGTTCAGGACTGGGCCGCCGCTGTTCCCTGGGTTAAGTGCCGCGTCGAGTTGGATGTAGCCTTGGGCCGGGCGCAGCGCGCTGACGATGCCTCGCGTCACGGTAGCCGTCTCCGATCCAAGGGCACTGGCCCTAGGATAGCCGATTACGATCACTTCCTGCCCTTGTTGAACGCTGTCAGAATCCCCGAGTGGTAGTACTGGGAAGCCACTTCCATCAACCTTTAGCACAGCGACGTCAAAAAGCGCACTGTATCTAACGATGATGGCAGAGAGAGCTCTTCCATCAGCGATCTGAACGGCTATGCGGCCAGCGTCCTCGATGACATGTCGGTTGGTGATGATGTACCCAGTGGGGTCGACGAAGAAGCCGCTCCCAGAGAACCTTCCCCGGTCTGTTTCGACCATGATGAAGACTACGGCCGGTCTGGCACGAGTGACGATCTCCTCATACTGTGCTCGGAGTTCGGGCAGGGGCAGAACGAGAAGCAACCCGACGATGAACAGTGCGGCAGCCACGAATACGGCGCGCCATCTCATTTCTTCACCCCCCGCAAAGGCGGTTCGATTCACGCGGGTTCAGCTGTTGTCAACTATCTGAGGGCCTGAATTCGCGCCGTCGAGGGTGTGCTCCTGCTGTCGCAGGCCTCGGGGTCTCCCCAAACGTATCCCAGAGGCCGCGGAAGACAGGATCAGGAGCCATCTGTCGCGAACGGGGCTCCCCGCACGCACTCCTGACTCAAGTAGGTGCCGGAGGAAGTGGTGACGATGGAATCAACCGCAGTACCAGCATTGATCCTGAAGCGCAGGAGCATACGGGCCTACACCGGCGCTCCTGTGGCCGAGGACAAGGTCCGGGCCCTGCTCCAGGCCGCCATGGCCGCGCCGTCGGCCAACGATGTCCGCCCGTGGGCGTTCATCGTGGTCCGCGACCAGGCACGGCGCCGCGCGCTGGCACAGACCCACCGGTGGGCTCACATGTGCGCCAGCGCACCCGTGGTCATCGCGGTGGTCGGCGATCCCACCGCGTCCGACCATTGGGTCGAGGACTGCAGCGCGGCCACCGAGAACCTGCTGCTGGCCGCGGCCGGGCTCGACCTGGGGGCAGTGTGGGTGGCCGTCTACCCCCGCGAGCAGCGCGAAGCGTATGTGCGCAAGGAACTGGGCATTCCAGACCGACTGCGGGTGCTGTGCCTGGTGCCGGTCGGCCACCCGGCTGAAACAAAGCCGCCTCGCACCCGGTACGAGGAGGGCAAGGTGCACCACGAGTCTTTCGGGAATCGGCCGTGACCCTGGCCTGAACCCCTGCCTCAGTAGAGGTCCGCGACCGTGTAGAGCCCTACGCCCATCTCTTGGGCCTTCCTCAGGGCTGGCCGGCTGAACTGCCGCCGCGCATATAGGGCCAGGCCTCGGGGTGCATACCCGGTTCGCGTCTGGAAGTAGGCGGCCTTGCGCTGCAGCTCATCGACCTCCCGAGGATGCACGGCACCAGCAGACCAGGTGCATTCAGCCAGATAGGCCTCCTTCGTCGAGTGACGCACGGCGGCGACGTCAATCTCCGCTTTGCCATCCCACCAGGAGCCCACAGCGTCCGGCTCGAACGGCAGGCGCCCAGCGCGTGAAAGCAGCCAGGTGTGAGCGCGCGCGCACTCCTCGAACACGGGCACCATGGTCTCCGGCAGTCCGGGGCGGATCCGCTGCGACCACACCTCCTGGGCACGCCCCTGTTCAAGTGCGCTACGGCTGGGCGCAGCAGATCGAAACCAGAATCGAAGGAACGGGTCACTGATACGGTACAGGGCATCCCGTGTCCGCTGCGGGTTTCGTACGGTAGCCGGCACAGCGCGCTCGACTATTCCCAAGCCCGAAAGCCGGTTCAGGTACGGCTGAGCGCTCGCCCGCCCTTCGGGGCCGAAGATGGCCCGCGCAACATCTTGATGGCGCGTCGCACCGGAGGCCAGGGCGGACAACGCAGCGTAGTAGCGACTCGTCTCGCGGAGTTCGGCCTGTAGCAGGAAGTACACTTCCTCGTACAGCATGGAACCGCGCGACAGGACCCGCTCGACAACATTGGCTGCAAGCGGCTTGCTGGGGTCGAACTGCTCAAGATACGCTGGCATGCCGCCGAGGATGCCATAGGCGGTCAATTGATCTTCCCTAGAGTACTTGGGAAAGAACAGGGCAGCGTCACGATAACCGAGCGGCGCTACCCTCCACTGCCCCGTGCGGCGACCATAGAGCGGACTGCGTTGGCCGAGCACCTCACTTTCCATTACACTCACGTGGGAGCCACACAGGACCAGCATTAGCTTCGTCCGGCGCAGTTCCGCGTCCCAGAGGTTCTGCAGTTGGGAAGCCACAGCCGGTTCGGCCCGCAAGAGGTACGGGAACTCATCTAGTACCACAACAAACCTCCGGTCACGCGCGAGCCGGCCGAACACTCTAAACGCTGATGGCCAGTCCTGCAGGACCGTGCCTGACGGCAGAGGGCTTTCCGACAGGTCGGCCAGGTGGGTGGAGAAATCCCGTAGGAGCCGCTCGGATGTTGTCTGGCTGGCTACGAAGAACAGGTGTGGAAGCGAGGCACAGAAGTGCCGCAACAACTCGGTCTTGCCCACTCGGCGGCGGCCATAGAGGATCACCAGCTCGGCACGATCCGACTCGGCCTGGCTGTGGAGATACTTCAGCTCCTGCTGACGGTCTACGAAGGGCATGGTGTAATCCTGGTTAGTGTAATCTTGATTACACTATATCACTTGACAGATCCAACGAGGACTGTCAGGGGGAGCCACGCCGCCGCGACTCCCCCGTCCCGCTGGAAGAGCACTTCGTCCTGTGGTGGATCCCTGCGCTGCTCAGTGCCCGCTCTACGCTACCTAGCGAGCGCTCTGCGCTACGTATCGCCCGCTCCGCGCTTCTTCAGCCAATCGCGCAGGTCGTCGACCTCCATCCTGTTGGCGTGCATGACGTCCTTGAGCCGCTTACTTGGCGGCGTGTCCGCGGGAAGCTTCATCGCGGCGAAGATCTCGGCTGGAGGGATGCCAAAGGCCTTCGAGACGTCCTCAAAGGTCATCCATCCCTTGACCGTGTCCACGTCGCTCACGTCTACTGTGATTTGCTCGCCCGAGGCGGTAACCCGGTGGCTGGTGTTCCAGACGCCCGCGGCCTTGGAGACGTAGATCACCCCCAGGAACAGCACAACTGCCAGAAGGCCGTACGCGAACGGGTTCAGACGCATCGTCATCTCGCTCCTCTCCTCATCGTTCCGCCGAGACCAACGGCTTCGACCACGGCCAGCGCAGGGTGAGGTCCAGCGCGCCGGTGCGCGGGCAGACATCCACGCACTTCAGGCAGTCGTTGCAGTCCACGGCCGTGATCCGACTCGCCGTGGCGACGGGCAGGTTCATCGGGCACGCGACACTGCAGATGGCGCAATCCTTGCAGTATGTGCTTGTGCGCTCGATCTTGACCGACGCCAGTTTGCCTACCAGCCCCACGATCGGGGAGAGCGGACATAGGTACTTGCACCAGGGCCGCTCCGTGAAGAACGAGAGCACGACGGTCGCGATCAGGATCACCAGACCGGGCCCGAGCGTCGCCTCGGTGATGTTCAGGGCCGTGATGTACGGATCGTACGGCCGGAACACCATACGCGCGGCCAGGATCGTGCCGTATAGGAAGTAGGCGAGCATCAGGTACTTGCCCCACCTCAGGTACCGGTCCACGACTTCCAGGCCCCTTGTGCGCGCCTTGAGGGTCTTTGCGAGCCGTGCCACCGCCCGGAACCGGCGTTCGAGGAACCGCGTGATGCCGGTCAGCGCCTCCTGGAACGTCCCAAATGGGCAGATCCAGCCGCAGAAGGACGACTTGAGGGCCAGCGACCCGAGCAGCACGCCGCCCAGCACAATCAGACTGGACGAGGTGGCGTGGTGGATGTACTTGCCGGTCGTGATCCAATGGTAGAGCGTTTCGATTCCGCCGAAAGGACAGTACGCCTCGGGTGACGGCGGGGAGTTGACGACGCTTTCCGGCACCAGCGCGTGCCTGACCGCCATCACAACGACCGTTGCCAGGAATCCCGCCTGTACAAGGTACCGGAAGTTCTGAACGTTCCACAAAGCAGCGAGGCCCTTGGGTCTTCGCCTGATCGCTCCGAGCTGCACTCCCATCTCCATGCTCCTTTCGTATCAGGATGGCCGCCTGCCACCCGTGCGGCTGCTAGTCGCAGTGCTCCCGTACGCCGTTCTGGCGGCGCCTGGCCGCATCACGCATCTCGGTGAAGGCCGCGACTATGTCCGCTTCCTTGACGGTCTTGAGGAACTTCTCGTACAGCGCCACCCGCTCGTTCTCCAGTTGACCCGCGATGCGGCAGGCGTCCTTGAACGATGCCGGCGCGGCTACCTTTGCCGGGTCCGGCATCGCCGGTATGGGCACCCCGTACTTTGCGAACAGGGGCTTGAGGTTTTCATCAACCCGCTCCGGGCCGGAGCGAATCCAGCTCACGAACGGCCGGCCCTCGCCGAACTTCTTGACCACGGCCTGGTAGAGAGCCAGCGCCTTGAGCTCTGACGTCGTGGCGTCAATCAATGCCTGCCTCGCCACCGGGCTGATGGGCGCAGCGGCGGCAACCGCGATTGCCGCCGTCGCTGCGATCAGGACCAGGACAAAGACGAGCCCTCCGAACCGCTGCTGCCATCGGGTCCTTGCGCGAATCGTGCTCACGATCACACCTCCTCATCATCTCGCCGGGTCTTGCCACAGGCGATGCCCCGGCGGGGCAGAGGCGGCCCGCCCCGCCGGGTGGTGCAGCTCGGGACTAGCGCCCCGGGCCGAACCGGTGCATCCTGCCGCCCCGCATCTGACCGGGCCGCTGTTGACCTGCGCCCGCCCACCGACCTGCGCCGGGTCTGGCGCCGAAGCCGGGCTGCATCCCAGGGCCAGGGCCCATCGCGGTCCCGGTACCGGGCCTGCCGGCCGCCCCGAAGCGGGGTCCGGCCTGCAGCAGCGCATCTGCCTGGGCCTTCGTGATCTTGCCCGAGGCCAGTGCCTGGTTGATCGCGTACTTGCGGGCGTTGACCATGGCCGTCTGCACTGTCTGCAGCGGCACACCCTTGGCCCCTGCAAGGTATGCCAGGGTCTTGCCTGCCGCGCGCTCCTTCTCGAACTCGGCCGGGGTCATCTTGAGGACCCTGGCCGCGGCCGCTTGAGTCGCCGTCTCAATGGCCTTGTGGACGTCCGCGGGAATCGTCGCCGCCACACCGGCACCAGGGCCGCGCCCCGCACCTGGACCGGGTGCCCACCTGGGCCCGGCGGCCATGGCAGGGGCAACCGACACGACCAGCAGCGCCAGGAGAACTCCGGCGGCTGTCAACATCGTTCTCATCGCTCTTCCCTCCTCGTTGCCCGTGCCGGACCATGCACTCGGGTCCGGCGGGCGTATCGTTCGAGGAGAAGAGTAGTCCCGGTTGATGAGGGGAGCGTAAGGCGAATGTGAAGATTGTGTGAGGAGTTCAGGCCTCGCAGGCCCGGAACTCGCGCACGTTCTCTGGCCGGGGTTGCCGGGGATCGCTACGCCTAATCCACGAGGCCGATGATCTTGACCAGAACCCGCTTGCGGCGCTGCCCATCGAACTCGGCGTAGAACACCTCCTGCCAGGGTCCCAGGTCCAGGTCTCCGCCGGTTATCGGAACGATCACCTGATGGTGCAGCAGGAGGCTCTTGAGGTGGGCGTCGGCGTTGTCTTCCCCGGTTCGGTGATGCAGGTAATCCGACCGGAAGGGCGCCAGGTGGTCGAGCAGCCCCATCATGTCCTGCATGATCCCGGCCTCATGGTCGTTCACGTACACAGCGGCGGTGATGTGCATCGCGCTGACCAGGGCGAACCCCTCGCTCACGCCGCTGTCCTTGACGGCCTTGCGCAATCGGTCGGTCAGGCGGACGATCGCCCGGCTCTCCCTGGTCTGAAGCCACAGGTAGAGCGTGTGGCTGCGAAACGAAGCGCCCTCGTGCTGCGCGGTCTCCTCCTGCTTCAGGCTCTCGCGCAGAGACGCGTCTATCTCGACGGTGCGTCCGCCGCTGGTGATGCGCTGGGCCATGATGCGCTCGCCTCCCGGTAGGTCTTCGTTGAGTACTTCGGCAGACGGGGCGGCGACCCTGGGGGCAACTAGCGCGGGGTGTTAGCCAGGTGCGCCATGAGCGCCATCCCGGCCTGCTGTACGTGGCGGCGCATCGCGGCCTCGGCGGCGGCAGGGTCGTGGTTCTTCACCGCCCGCACGATGGCCTCGTGCTCCCGCAGCGACACGGGGAGTCGGCCGGGGAGCTGCGCGGACGTGCTTATCAGGAGCCGTATCTGCCCGTTGAACGCTTCGGCTACCCTGGACAGCCGCCTGTTGCCCGACGCCTCGCGCAGGCACCGGTGGAACGCGAGGTCGAGATCGCCGTAGCCCTCCACGTTCCCCTCCCGAACGCACACGCGCTGTCGCGTCAGCAGACGCTCCAGTTGCGCGCGCAGGCGCTCATCCCCTCGCCGCGCGGCGAGCGATGCGGCCAGCCCCTCGACGATCTCGCGCAGGGCATAGAGCTCCTCGATGTCGTGCGGTGTGATGGTCGGAATGCGGTATCCCCGGTGCGGAACGGCCACCACGAGGCCCTCGCGATCGAGGGCCGCCAGCGCCTCCTTGATCGGGGTGGGCGACAGGCCCATGTCCTCGGCCAGCACGCGCACGACGAGCCTGGCCCCGGCAGGCAGACGCCGGTTCAGTATGGCCGAGCGGAGCGCCCGGTAGGCCTCGCGCGAGAGTGTGGTCCGCGACAGGGCCGCACGGCCGACACGCAGATGGGTTGCCCGCATAATCCAAGTATACGCCTGGGGTATTGACCGGTCAAGATTTTGGATTTAGAATTCAAATATGGCCGAGCGCAATCCACACACAGCCGCCTCATCCGCGCACGGCCGCTCACGTCACGCCATCAGGCCAAAGGAGGCACCCGTGGCCTACAAAGCCGTCGCGCACAGGAAGGAAGACGCGGTTGCGGTAGCCATCGCCGACCTGCACGCCGGCGAGACCATTCAGGTACGCGTTCTGGACGGCTCTGCCCCGCTTGCCGTGACGGTGCGGGGCGCCATCCTGTTGGGACACAAGGTGGCCCTGGCTGACATCGCACCCGGCGGCGACGTCACCGAGTACGGCGAGCGCATCGGCAGGGCCACGCTGCGGATCCCCCCGGGCGAGCACGTGCACGTACACAACATCGAGAGCGCGAGGTGGTCGGCGTGAGACTCACCGGGTATCGCCGTCAGAACGGCGCGGCCGGGATCCGCAACCATGTCGTGATCTTGCCACTCGACGATCTCTCCAACACTGCGGCCGAGGGCGCGGCCCGGCTGATCCCGGGCGCTCTTGCCCTGCCCCACGCCTACGGCCGGCTGCAGTTCGGCGAGGACCTCGACCTCTTCTTCCGGACCATGATCGGGACCGGCGCCAACCCCAACGTGGCCGCCGCCGTTGTGGTGGGCATCGAGCCCAAGTGGACGCAGCGCCTCGCAGACGGCATAGCCAGGACGGGCAAGCCGGTCGAGGCGTTCTCGATCGAGGGTTCGGGTGACCTGCGCACCATCGAGCGCGCGGCGCAGGCGGCGAAGATCATGGTGCAGGACGCGAGCGAGACGGAGCGCGTGCCAATCGAGCCCCGCGACCTGGTGGTCTCGATCAAGTGCGGGGAGTCCGACACCACGCTGGGGATAGCCGGCAACCCGGCGCTCGGGCGTGCGGTGGACTGGTTGGTCAACGCCGGGGCGACGGTGATCTTCGGCGAGACGTCCGAGCTGACCGGCGGCGAGCACCTGATTGCCGCGCGGTGCGCCGCGCCCGAGGTGCGCGAGGCGTTCCTGCGCACCTACGCAGAATACA
This DNA window, taken from Armatimonadota bacterium, encodes the following:
- a CDS encoding ATP-binding protein, which codes for MPFVDRQQELKYLHSQAESDRAELVILYGRRRVGKTELLRHFCASLPHLFFVASQTTSERLLRDFSTHLADLSESPLPSGTVLQDWPSAFRVFGRLARDRRFVVVLDEFPYLLRAEPAVASQLQNLWDAELRRTKLMLVLCGSHVSVMESEVLGQRSPLYGRRTGQWRVAPLGYRDAALFFPKYSREDQLTAYGILGGMPAYLEQFDPSKPLAANVVERVLSRGSMLYEEVYFLLQAELRETSRYYAALSALASGATRHQDVARAIFGPEGRASAQPYLNRLSGLGIVERAVPATVRNPQRTRDALYRISDPFLRFWFRSAAPSRSALEQGRAQEVWSQRIRPGLPETMVPVFEECARAHTWLLSRAGRLPFEPDAVGSWWDGKAEIDVAAVRHSTKEAYLAECTWSAGAVHPREVDELQRKAAYFQTRTGYAPRGLALYARRQFSRPALRKAQEMGVGLYTVADLY
- a CDS encoding D-galactarate dehydratase, which translates into the protein MVGVRLTGYRRQNGAAGIRNHVVILPLDDLSNTAAEGAARLIPGALALPHAYGRLQFGEDLDLFFRTMIGTGANPNVAAAVVVGIEPKWTQRLADGIARTGKPVEAFSIEGSGDLRTIERAAQAAKIMVQDASETERVPIEPRDLVVSIKCGESDTTLGIAGNPALGRAVDWLVNAGATVIFGETSELTGGEHLIAARCAAPEVREAFLRTYAEYIEFIRSTGADLLGSQPTEGNIAGGLSTIEEKALGNIQKTGTTPVRSVLAPAEAPRGPGLHFMDTSSAAAEMITLAGAAGSVLHFFTTGQGNVVGNPIVPVVKISPNPNTTTSMSEHIDVDLSRLLAGDMSLEEAGTRVLEVFERTVRGRLTDAEALGHVEFVMTKLYRSA
- a CDS encoding GntR family transcriptional regulator produces the protein MRATHLRVGRAALSRTTLSREAYRALRSAILNRRLPAGARLVVRVLAEDMGLSPTPIKEALAALDREGLVVAVPHRGYRIPTITPHDIEELYALREIVEGLAASLAARRGDERLRAQLERLLTRQRVCVREGNVEGYGDLDLAFHRCLREASGNRRLSRVAEAFNGQIRLLISTSAQLPGRLPVSLREHEAIVRAVKNHDPAAAEAAMRRHVQQAGMALMAHLANTPR
- a CDS encoding 4Fe-4S binding protein, producing the protein MEMGVQLGAIRRRPKGLAALWNVQNFRYLVQAGFLATVVVMAVRHALVPESVVNSPPSPEAYCPFGGIETLYHWITTGKYIHHATSSSLIVLGGVLLGSLALKSSFCGWICPFGTFQEALTGITRFLERRFRAVARLAKTLKARTRGLEVVDRYLRWGKYLMLAYFLYGTILAARMVFRPYDPYITALNITEATLGPGLVILIATVVLSFFTERPWCKYLCPLSPIVGLVGKLASVKIERTSTYCKDCAICSVACPMNLPVATASRITAVDCNDCLKCVDVCPRTGALDLTLRWPWSKPLVSAER
- a CDS encoding YjbQ family protein translates to MAQRITSGGRTVEIDASLRESLKQEETAQHEGASFRSHTLYLWLQTRESRAIVRLTDRLRKAVKDSGVSEGFALVSAMHITAAVYVNDHEAGIMQDMMGLLDHLAPFRSDYLHHRTGEDNADAHLKSLLLHHQVIVPITGGDLDLGPWQEVFYAEFDGQRRKRVLVKIIGLVD
- a CDS encoding nitroreductase family protein, which codes for MESTAVPALILKRRSIRAYTGAPVAEDKVRALLQAAMAAPSANDVRPWAFIVVRDQARRRALAQTHRWAHMCASAPVVIAVVGDPTASDHWVEDCSAATENLLLAAAGLDLGAVWVAVYPREQREAYVRKELGIPDRLRVLCLVPVGHPAETKPPRTRYEEGKVHHESFGNRP
- a CDS encoding trypsin-like serine protease; the encoded protein is MRWRAVFVAAALFIVGLLLVLPLPELRAQYEEIVTRARPAVVFIMVETDRGRFSGSGFFVDPTGYIITNRHVIEDAGRIAVQIADGRALSAIIVRYSALFDVAVLKVDGSGFPVLPLGDSDSVQQGQEVIVIGYPRASALGSETATVTRGIVSALRPAQGYIQLDAALNPGNSGGPVLNRRGEVVGVAVSSLREATLVNFAVASNLARTLLTQLTAVAIPAPRSSPGAQPPGPQQTPPPAPQPVPPSARPVGPMSPTLIRPGASIGMIALDMTIEQAVLSAGRWTRSGAATPSGVFWSWDVPGPTSRLSPRVSAFARDERSPINEIQTTSPYFATPGGVRVGDLLDKLKEEFGRNYRVSMTPLYDFPNLSWTGIYAGYDPVVNMPDRRVVYFGVR